One Citrobacter amalonaticus genomic window carries:
- a CDS encoding peptide MFS transporter, with amino-acid sequence MHSSVNKNESRTFFGHPYPLGSLFFTEMWERFSFYGIRPLLILFMAATVYDGGMGLARENASAIVGIFAGSMYLAALPGGWLADNWLGQQRAVWYGSILIALGHLSIALSAWMGDNLFFIGLMFIVLGSGLFKTCISVMVGTLYKKGDARRDGGFSLFYMGINMGSFIAPLISGWLIKSHGWHWGFGIGGIGMLVALVIFRVFAVPSMKRYDSEVGLDSTWNSPVVKKNGVGGWLLALAVGVAIIVTLIAQGVIVINPVAVASMLVYVIAASVALYFIYLFVFAGLTRKERARLLVCFILLVSAAFFWSAFEQKPTSFNLFANDYTNRMIGDFEIPAVWFQSINALFIILLAPVFSWAWPALARRNVRPSSITKFVIGILCAAAGFGLMMMAAQNVLNNGGAGVSPFWLVGSILMLTLGELCLSPIGLATMTLLAPERMRGQMMGLWFCASALGNLAAGLIGGHVKADQLDMLPDLFARCSIALLICAAVLIVLIVPVRRMLENAQVKTEQKPA; translated from the coding sequence ATGCATTCCTCTGTTAATAAAAACGAAAGCCGAACGTTCTTCGGTCATCCCTATCCGCTGGGTTCACTGTTCTTCACGGAGATGTGGGAGCGATTTTCGTTTTACGGCATTCGTCCGTTACTGATCCTGTTCATGGCCGCGACCGTCTATGACGGCGGTATGGGGCTGGCGCGCGAAAATGCGTCCGCGATTGTCGGTATTTTTGCCGGCAGTATGTACCTGGCGGCACTGCCGGGTGGTTGGCTGGCTGATAACTGGCTCGGGCAGCAACGCGCGGTGTGGTACGGCTCGATCCTGATCGCGCTCGGCCATCTGTCTATTGCCCTTTCGGCCTGGATGGGCGACAACCTGTTCTTCATCGGTCTGATGTTTATCGTGCTGGGGTCGGGTCTGTTCAAAACCTGTATCTCGGTCATGGTGGGAACCCTCTACAAGAAAGGCGATGCCCGCCGCGATGGCGGTTTCTCGCTGTTCTATATGGGCATTAACATGGGGTCATTCATTGCCCCGCTGATCTCCGGCTGGTTGATTAAATCTCACGGCTGGCACTGGGGCTTTGGTATCGGCGGGATCGGGATGCTGGTTGCGCTGGTCATTTTCCGCGTGTTTGCCGTTCCTTCCATGAAACGCTACGACAGTGAAGTGGGGCTCGATTCAACCTGGAACAGCCCGGTGGTGAAGAAAAACGGTGTGGGCGGTTGGCTGCTGGCGCTGGCGGTCGGTGTTGCCATTATCGTGACGCTGATTGCCCAGGGGGTGATCGTCATTAACCCGGTCGCCGTTGCCAGTATGCTGGTCTACGTCATTGCCGCTTCGGTGGCGCTCTACTTTATCTATCTGTTCGTGTTTGCCGGGCTGACCCGCAAAGAGCGCGCCAGGCTGCTGGTTTGCTTCATTCTGCTGGTTTCTGCGGCCTTCTTCTGGTCGGCGTTTGAGCAGAAACCGACCTCGTTCAACCTGTTCGCGAACGACTACACCAACCGCATGATCGGTGATTTCGAAATTCCTGCCGTCTGGTTCCAGTCGATCAATGCCCTGTTTATCATCCTGCTGGCTCCGGTCTTCAGCTGGGCCTGGCCGGCGCTGGCGCGCAGAAACGTGCGTCCGAGCAGTATCACCAAGTTTGTTATCGGTATTCTGTGTGCGGCGGCGGGTTTTGGCCTGATGATGATGGCGGCGCAGAACGTGTTGAACAACGGTGGGGCGGGCGTATCGCCGTTCTGGCTGGTGGGCAGCATTCTGATGCTGACGTTGGGCGAACTGTGTCTGAGCCCGATTGGTCTGGCGACCATGACGCTGTTAGCACCGGAAAGAATGCGGGGCCAGATGATGGGTCTGTGGTTCTGCGCCAGCGCATTGGGTAACCTGGCGGCGGGTCTGATTGGTGGGCACGTTAAGGCTGACCAACTGGATATGCTGCCCGACCTCTTCGCCCGCTGTTCCATTGCGTTGCTGATTTGCGCGGCAGTACTGATTGTGCTGATTGTTCCGGTGCGTCGGATGCTGGAAAACGCACAAGTGAAAACAGAGCAAAAACCGGCGTAA
- a CDS encoding autotransporter outer membrane beta-barrel domain-containing protein, giving the protein MANNGAVTITNPGGTPTVSGRGEFENGDFLISNGTVIVANSGTINLGSGTTVNHIIGDVIPGTVVGRPDIPLDADYQFMYAVGIVKVGGTSAAYLAQKGSIVADNLTINLSQKRDGKDIAGILGNKHNGVFTLTGNTTVNAAVTGANGKNFAIYAKSGSKINAENLTVNSKGTLYAVGLDSESVVDADRSLIRYQNATITSVADQYADGISANAGHVEALGDTSIDVTVNDAHGVISGIWVSDGLTGVDLDAHVTMAGKTSLLLKSGGDNTVLSGVESVGASQFTSNDLNITLDTQGHQQTTGTGIRASKEDALTAGKIDINGRLNIDVVDTTRSGSWNYVRADKGGEITLNGGVQMGVNYNDPDATAILAENADSRVTINPQKIQVVGTIEANDSAVVDVSAINQSRFVGGTVTSGNAVNNLSLADGSAWNMTKSSQLTHLTLDDSTLTFTPASTKIFKLARDAASFKTLTVDGDYTGANGNLVMNTQLGDDASPTDRMIVAGNTSGTTNVNVLNAGGAGGLTTDGIELISVSGNSDGVFKQHGRIVAGAYDYTLHRGEGQNNKNWYLSSALSPVDPVYPTDPTDPPSPSPTPREHAVRPEAGLYGMNLQAANTLFNTRLQDRLGETHYVDALTGEETVTSLWQRNVGGHTRQKDSSGQLAMQSNRYVMQLGGDLAQWSSDNTDRYHLGLMAGYANQKSRAENQRNGNRADSRISGYSVGLYGTWLQDNETHEGAYVDTWAQYSWFNNTVSGRGVESEEYDSKGFTASVESGYTWKLAELSERNTLYIQPKAQITWMGVKADEHKEVNGTRVEGNGDGNIQTRVGVRLFGKGHNKLDDGKGRTFQPFVEANWIRNSKDFGVAMNGENVNLKGARNIGELKAGVEGQLTKNVALWGNVAQQIGNNGYSDTSAMIGIKASF; this is encoded by the coding sequence GTGGCGAACAATGGCGCGGTTACCATTACGAATCCAGGCGGAACGCCTACGGTCTCAGGTCGCGGTGAATTTGAAAACGGCGACTTTTTGATTTCCAACGGGACAGTGATTGTCGCCAACAGCGGAACCATTAATTTAGGTTCAGGGACTACCGTGAATCATATCATCGGTGATGTGATTCCAGGCACCGTGGTGGGGCGACCAGACATCCCGCTGGATGCCGATTATCAGTTCATGTATGCGGTGGGGATCGTTAAGGTCGGTGGCACCAGTGCCGCTTATCTCGCGCAAAAAGGCTCGATCGTTGCCGATAATTTGACGATAAATCTCAGCCAGAAACGTGACGGCAAAGATATTGCCGGTATTCTTGGCAATAAACACAATGGCGTCTTTACCTTAACCGGGAACACCACGGTTAATGCGGCGGTGACCGGGGCGAATGGTAAGAATTTCGCGATCTATGCGAAGTCGGGATCGAAAATCAATGCCGAAAATTTGACCGTCAATAGTAAAGGAACGCTCTACGCTGTTGGCCTCGATTCGGAATCTGTGGTGGATGCCGATCGTTCGCTGATTCGTTATCAAAACGCCACGATTACATCCGTCGCCGATCAGTATGCGGACGGTATCAGTGCCAATGCGGGTCACGTTGAAGCGCTTGGCGACACCTCTATTGATGTCACCGTGAACGATGCGCATGGCGTGATTTCCGGGATCTGGGTTTCAGATGGTCTCACAGGCGTCGATCTGGATGCGCATGTGACCATGGCAGGGAAGACGAGCCTGCTGCTGAAATCGGGCGGAGATAATACCGTTCTCAGTGGCGTCGAGTCCGTGGGTGCTTCGCAGTTTACCAGTAACGACCTGAACATCACGCTGGACACTCAGGGGCATCAGCAAACAACCGGTACCGGCATTCGGGCCAGTAAAGAAGATGCACTCACTGCGGGTAAAATCGACATTAATGGTCGTCTGAACATTGATGTTGTCGATACCACCCGCAGCGGGAGCTGGAACTACGTCCGTGCGGACAAGGGCGGCGAAATCACGCTGAACGGCGGGGTACAGATGGGGGTTAACTACAATGACCCGGACGCCACCGCTATTCTGGCTGAAAATGCAGACTCTCGCGTGACAATTAACCCGCAAAAAATCCAGGTTGTCGGGACTATCGAAGCCAATGATTCCGCCGTGGTTGACGTCAGCGCAATCAACCAGTCGCGTTTCGTCGGGGGGACGGTAACCAGCGGCAACGCGGTGAATAACCTGTCGCTGGCGGACGGCTCGGCCTGGAACATGACCAAAAGTTCTCAGCTCACGCACCTGACGCTGGACGACTCCACGCTGACTTTTACGCCAGCCAGTACGAAAATCTTCAAGCTGGCGCGCGATGCCGCAAGTTTCAAAACCCTGACGGTGGACGGTGATTATACCGGCGCTAACGGTAATCTCGTGATGAACACCCAACTGGGCGATGACGCGTCACCGACTGACCGGATGATAGTTGCGGGCAACACCTCGGGTACCACCAACGTTAACGTGCTGAACGCTGGCGGCGCAGGCGGCCTGACGACTGACGGTATCGAGCTGATTAGCGTCAGCGGCAATTCTGACGGTGTGTTTAAACAACATGGTCGTATCGTGGCCGGCGCCTATGACTATACCCTGCATCGCGGCGAAGGCCAGAACAACAAGAACTGGTACCTGAGCAGCGCCCTGTCTCCGGTGGATCCTGTGTATCCAACCGATCCTACCGATCCGCCGTCGCCATCTCCGACACCGCGTGAACATGCGGTACGTCCGGAAGCGGGTCTGTACGGTATGAACCTGCAGGCGGCGAACACGCTGTTTAACACCCGTTTACAGGATCGTCTGGGTGAAACGCATTATGTGGATGCGCTGACCGGTGAAGAAACCGTCACCAGCCTGTGGCAGCGTAACGTTGGCGGGCATACCCGTCAGAAGGACAGCAGCGGCCAACTGGCGATGCAGAGCAACCGCTATGTCATGCAGCTCGGCGGCGATCTTGCGCAGTGGTCTTCGGACAACACCGACCGCTACCATCTGGGTCTGATGGCAGGCTACGCCAATCAGAAGAGTCGTGCCGAGAACCAGCGTAACGGTAACCGCGCTGACAGTCGTATCAGCGGTTACAGTGTCGGCCTGTACGGTACCTGGCTGCAGGATAACGAAACCCACGAAGGGGCATACGTTGACACCTGGGCGCAGTACAGCTGGTTTAATAACACCGTTTCTGGTCGTGGCGTCGAATCGGAAGAGTATGACTCCAAAGGCTTCACCGCCTCTGTCGAATCTGGTTATACCTGGAAACTGGCGGAGCTCAGCGAGCGTAATACACTGTATATCCAGCCAAAAGCCCAGATCACCTGGATGGGCGTGAAGGCGGATGAGCACAAAGAAGTTAACGGTACCCGCGTGGAAGGCAATGGCGACGGCAATATCCAGACCCGCGTCGGCGTCCGTCTGTTCGGCAAGGGTCACAACAAACTGGACGACGGTAAAGGCCGCACCTTCCAGCCGTTTGTCGAAGCCAACTGGATCCGCAACAGCAAAGACTTTGGCGTCGCAATGAACGGTGAGAACGTGAATCTGAAGGGCGCCCGCAATATCGGCGAACTGAAAGCCGGTGTTGAAGGCCAGTTGACGAAGAACGTCGCCCTGTGGGGGAACGTCGCTCAGCAGATTGGCAACAACGGCTACAGCGATACTTCAGCGATGATCGGTATTAAAGCGTCGTTCTGA
- a CDS encoding NAD(P)-dependent alcohol dehydrogenase produces the protein MTLNVKGYAAFAAKEDLAPHQFVRRDPRDNDVVIEILYSGVCHSDIHNAFNDWGGAKYPMVPGHEIIGRITHVGSAVTKFRVGDYAGVGCMVDSCQHCKPCEQGLEQYCEEGNTLTYNDIDRHDHMPTYGGYSDKIVVTEKFVIKIPETLDLKGAAPLLCAGITTWSPLRHWKVGPGSQVAVVGLGGLGHMAIKLAKALGAEVTLFSRSPNKEADARRLGAAHIVISTDEKQMQGVYNQFDLIIDTVPYVHDLKPYIPTLALNGTLVLVGYLGDLDPVLNSTPLILGRKSVAGSVIGGIAETQEMIDFCAEHQITSDIELITIQDINVAWQRMLKSDVKYRFVIDMASLNA, from the coding sequence ATGACGCTTAATGTAAAAGGTTACGCCGCGTTTGCCGCGAAAGAAGATTTGGCTCCGCATCAATTTGTTCGCCGCGATCCGCGCGACAATGATGTGGTTATCGAGATTTTGTATAGCGGGGTCTGTCACTCGGACATTCATAATGCGTTCAATGACTGGGGCGGCGCGAAATACCCGATGGTGCCGGGTCATGAGATTATTGGTCGCATTACGCATGTGGGTAGCGCCGTGACGAAATTTCGCGTCGGCGATTACGCCGGGGTGGGGTGTATGGTTGACTCCTGCCAGCACTGTAAACCTTGTGAGCAAGGGCTGGAACAGTATTGCGAAGAAGGAAACACGCTGACCTATAACGATATCGATCGCCATGATCATATGCCGACCTACGGCGGCTATTCCGATAAGATCGTGGTGACCGAAAAATTCGTCATCAAAATTCCCGAGACGCTGGATCTGAAAGGCGCGGCGCCGCTGCTGTGCGCCGGGATTACCACCTGGTCGCCGCTTCGCCACTGGAAGGTGGGGCCGGGCAGTCAGGTTGCGGTGGTGGGATTAGGCGGTCTGGGCCATATGGCGATCAAACTGGCGAAAGCGCTGGGGGCGGAGGTAACCCTGTTTAGTCGCTCCCCGAACAAAGAGGCGGATGCCCGTCGGTTGGGCGCCGCGCATATTGTGATTTCAACCGATGAAAAGCAAATGCAGGGCGTCTATAACCAGTTCGATTTGATTATTGATACCGTTCCGTATGTTCACGATCTGAAACCGTATATCCCTACACTGGCGCTGAACGGTACCCTCGTACTGGTGGGGTATCTGGGCGATCTGGATCCTGTGCTGAACAGTACGCCGCTGATTCTGGGGCGAAAATCGGTGGCGGGATCGGTGATCGGCGGCATCGCTGAAACGCAGGAGATGATCGATTTCTGTGCCGAGCACCAAATCACGTCAGATATTGAACTCATCACCATCCAGGATATTAATGTCGCCTGGCAGCGAATGCTGAAAAGCGATGTGAAATATCGCTTCGTGATTGATATGGCTTCGCTGAACGCATGA
- a CDS encoding LysR family transcriptional regulator, producing MLKENFNELQIFLVVARERSFTKAAAKIGVSQSALSHAMKALEERLNLRLLTRTTRSVAPTAAGERIIACLEPRIADLEQELEALIQLNGTPSGHIRLSAGEHATRSLLWPRLKPFLKAWPQISVELVVDNGFVDIVEGRFDAGVRLGESVDKDMVAVKIGPDMRMAVVGSPDYFADRPAPETPHELQNHRCINMRLPTAGGLYHWEFERDGKPLRVRVEGQLTLNLLTERVDAALSGFGLTCVPEDSVAEYVKSGALVQVLQAWCPEFPGYYLYYPSRKQHPPAFARLIEALRYP from the coding sequence ATGCTTAAAGAAAACTTCAACGAACTGCAGATCTTTCTGGTGGTCGCCAGAGAGCGGAGTTTTACCAAAGCCGCTGCGAAGATTGGCGTTTCACAATCGGCCCTCAGCCACGCGATGAAAGCGCTGGAGGAACGTTTGAACCTGCGGCTTTTGACCCGCACCACTCGCAGCGTGGCGCCAACCGCCGCTGGCGAGAGAATTATCGCCTGTCTCGAACCGCGTATTGCCGATCTTGAGCAGGAACTGGAAGCGCTCATTCAACTGAACGGCACCCCCTCAGGCCATATCCGTTTATCCGCCGGAGAGCACGCGACACGCAGTTTACTGTGGCCGAGGCTGAAACCCTTTCTCAAAGCCTGGCCGCAAATCAGTGTCGAACTGGTGGTCGATAATGGTTTTGTGGATATCGTAGAAGGCCGTTTTGACGCGGGAGTGCGTCTGGGCGAAAGCGTCGATAAAGATATGGTCGCGGTAAAAATCGGCCCGGATATGCGGATGGCGGTGGTGGGATCGCCAGACTATTTTGCCGATCGTCCCGCGCCTGAAACACCGCATGAATTACAGAATCACCGGTGCATTAACATGCGCCTGCCTACTGCTGGCGGCTTGTACCACTGGGAATTCGAGCGAGACGGAAAGCCGCTGCGCGTCAGGGTGGAAGGGCAGTTGACCTTAAACCTGCTCACCGAACGCGTTGATGCCGCACTGTCCGGATTTGGCCTCACCTGCGTGCCGGAAGATTCTGTCGCTGAGTACGTCAAATCCGGCGCGCTGGTGCAGGTTCTGCAGGCGTGGTGCCCTGAATTTCCGGGCTACTATCTTTACTACCCCAGCCGCAAACAGCACCCGCCCGCGTTTGCGCGCCTGATCGAGGCGCTACGCTACCCCTGA
- a CDS encoding multidrug effflux MFS transporter, which produces MITSQACSLTATGKSTGLTFVLILSALMAFTSLSTDIYLPAMPVMANDLQGDAELTITGFLIGFCIAQLIWGPISDRFGRRLPLFIGITLFIIGSVGCALSTSIGQIVFWRVFQALGACTGPMLARAMIRDLFSRTRAAQMLSTLMIVMAIAPIGGPLLGGQMIKITSWHAIFWLLAIVGAFILMTLFWLPETLPTEKRLKTSVAGVFRHYYALLKHPQFLRFTLCLTFYYVAAYAFITGSPFVYISYFGIEPQHYGWLFALNIVGLMAVSLVNRRLVHRYPLDRLLKFAIGIATLAALLLAAATGLKFGGISLIVGTIFVFFSMNGIIAATSTACALDALPNVAGSASALMGSLQYGSGIISSLLLALFSDGTPWTMGWVIALFTVASAVMALTAPLITQEKS; this is translated from the coding sequence ATGATTACCTCTCAGGCGTGTTCGCTCACCGCAACCGGTAAATCGACTGGCCTTACTTTTGTGCTTATTCTCAGTGCGCTAATGGCGTTTACGTCCTTATCCACGGATATTTATTTACCCGCCATGCCGGTGATGGCGAACGATTTACAGGGTGATGCCGAATTGACCATCACCGGTTTTTTGATTGGCTTTTGCATTGCACAGCTCATCTGGGGGCCAATCAGCGATCGTTTCGGCCGCCGCCTGCCTCTTTTCATTGGCATTACGCTGTTCATCATCGGTTCGGTGGGATGTGCCCTCTCAACCAGTATTGGGCAAATTGTTTTCTGGCGAGTGTTTCAGGCGCTGGGCGCCTGTACCGGCCCGATGCTGGCGCGCGCGATGATCCGCGACCTGTTCAGCCGGACGCGTGCCGCGCAAATGCTCTCCACGCTGATGATTGTGATGGCGATTGCCCCGATTGGCGGGCCGCTGCTGGGCGGCCAGATGATCAAAATCACCTCCTGGCATGCCATTTTCTGGCTGCTGGCGATCGTGGGCGCTTTCATCCTGATGACCTTGTTCTGGCTACCTGAAACCTTACCCACCGAAAAACGGCTGAAAACCTCTGTCGCCGGCGTTTTTCGCCACTATTATGCATTGCTGAAGCATCCACAGTTTTTGCGATTCACACTCTGCCTGACGTTCTACTACGTTGCGGCGTATGCGTTTATCACCGGCTCGCCGTTTGTTTACATCAGCTATTTTGGCATCGAACCTCAGCATTATGGCTGGTTGTTTGCGCTGAATATCGTGGGGCTGATGGCTGTAAGCCTGGTGAACCGGCGTCTGGTGCATCGCTATCCGCTTGATCGGTTACTGAAATTTGCCATAGGGATCGCCACGCTTGCCGCGCTGTTGCTGGCGGCGGCGACCGGGCTGAAATTCGGTGGGATTAGCCTTATCGTCGGGACGATTTTTGTTTTCTTCTCGATGAACGGCATTATCGCCGCCACCTCCACCGCCTGTGCGCTGGACGCGCTGCCCAACGTTGCCGGTTCGGCGTCGGCGCTCATGGGCTCGCTACAGTACGGCAGTGGGATTATCTCATCGCTGCTTCTGGCCCTGTTCAGCGACGGCACACCCTGGACAATGGGCTGGGTCATCGCCCTGTTTACCGTCGCCAGTGCCGTGATGGCATTGACCGCCCCCCTCATAACCCAGGAGAAATCATGA
- a CDS encoding cupin domain-containing protein: MNEQFAGNGIFPKGPKNEAYAQYFQGTSYLNMLSTQGVNIGNVVFEPGCRNHWHIHHKGGQILLVTGGRGWYQEWNKPAQPLVAGDVVNIPPGVKHWHGAAADSWFAHLAVEVPAQGASNEWLEPVSEEAYAQLP, from the coding sequence ATGAACGAACAATTTGCAGGTAATGGTATTTTCCCGAAAGGGCCGAAAAATGAAGCGTATGCGCAATATTTTCAGGGGACCAGCTATCTGAATATGCTGTCCACGCAGGGTGTGAATATTGGCAACGTGGTGTTTGAACCCGGCTGTCGCAATCACTGGCATATCCACCACAAAGGCGGGCAAATTCTGCTGGTGACCGGCGGGCGCGGCTGGTATCAAGAGTGGAATAAGCCGGCACAGCCGCTGGTCGCCGGAGACGTCGTCAATATTCCGCCCGGCGTAAAACACTGGCACGGCGCGGCAGCCGACAGTTGGTTTGCTCATCTTGCCGTCGAAGTCCCCGCACAAGGAGCCTCCAACGAATGGCTGGAGCCGGTCAGTGAGGAAGCCTACGCCCAGCTACCCTGA
- a CDS encoding LysE family transporter, translated as MEPLHAVFLTVSLFVLTFFNPGANLFVVVQTSLASGRRAGVLTGLGVALGDAIYSGLGLFGMATLITQCEAIFSLIKIGGGAYLLWFAWNSIRHQATPQMPTLQQPVSAPWTVFFRRGLLTDLSNPQTVLFFISIFSVTLSADTPMWARMMAWAGIVLSSVIWRVFLSQAFSLPAVRRAYGRIQRVASRIIGAIIGLLALRLIYEGITHR; from the coding sequence ATGGAACCTCTGCATGCGGTTTTCCTCACCGTCAGCCTGTTCGTGCTAACCTTTTTCAACCCCGGCGCCAATCTGTTTGTGGTCGTGCAAACCAGTCTGGCCTCCGGACGGCGCGCAGGCGTATTAACCGGTCTGGGCGTCGCATTAGGTGACGCAATCTATTCCGGGCTGGGACTGTTTGGCATGGCGACGCTGATTACCCAGTGCGAGGCGATATTTTCGCTGATCAAAATTGGCGGCGGCGCGTATCTGCTGTGGTTTGCCTGGAACAGTATTCGTCACCAGGCCACGCCGCAAATGCCAACGCTGCAGCAACCCGTTAGCGCGCCGTGGACGGTGTTCTTTCGTCGCGGCTTACTGACCGATCTGTCAAATCCACAAACCGTCCTGTTTTTTATCAGTATCTTCTCCGTCACGCTGAGTGCCGACACGCCCATGTGGGCAAGAATGATGGCCTGGGCCGGGATTGTGCTCTCTTCGGTTATCTGGCGCGTCTTTCTGAGTCAGGCCTTTTCGTTGCCCGCCGTGCGCCGGGCATACGGCAGAATACAGCGTGTCGCCAGTCGCATCATCGGCGCGATTATTGGCCTGCTGGCGTTACGGTTAATCTATGAAGGCATTACCCATCGCTAA